A single Muntiacus reevesi chromosome 9, mMunRee1.1, whole genome shotgun sequence DNA region contains:
- the LOC136175122 gene encoding olfactory receptor 10AG1-like: MEYKLRTEKSNITAMMEFILLGFSDIPNSQRILFGIFLVLYLTILTCNSVIVLVTRIDPTLQTPMYFFLNHFSILEICYVTVTIPRMLTDLLSQKGRISFIACATQMCLVLLFGGLECLLLAVMAYDRYVAICNPLHYGLTMSPQVCIQLVTASWVSGVPVVIGQTWQVFSLPFCGSTTINHFFCDLPPVFKLACGDTFVNEIAVYVVAVVFIMVPFLLIVVSYGKIISNILKLRSARGRAKAFSTCSSHLTVVVLFYGTASTTYLQPKPNQSEETGKLVSLFYTVLIPALNPIIYTLRNKDITEALRKLLRKLST, from the coding sequence ATGGAGTACaaattaagaacagaaaaatcaaaCATCACTGCAATGATGGAATTTATCCTCCTGGGGTTTTCTGATATTCCCAATTCCCAACGGATcctttttgggatatttttagtCCTCTATCTGACCATCCTGACGTGCAATAGTGTCATTGTGCTGGTAACAAGAATTGACCCCACTCTCCAgacccccatgtactttttcctcaaccacttttccattttagaaatCTGTTATGTAACTGTCACTATCCCAAGAATGCTCACAGACCTCCTGAGCCAGAAAGGCCGCATTTCTTTCATTGCCTGTGCTACACAAATGTGTTTGGTCCTTCTGTTTGGAGGTTTAGAGTGTCTCCTCCTGGCTGTGATGGCCtacgaccgctacgtggccatctgtaaCCCTCTTCACTATGGTCTGACCATGAGCCCCCAGGTCTGCATCCAgctggtcactgcctcctgggtCAGTGGAGTTCCTGTTGTAATTGGGCAAACATGGCAGGTTTTCTCTCTGCCCTTCTGTGGGTCGACCACAATCAATCATTTTTTCTGTGACCTCCCCCCAGTGTTCAAGCTTGCTTGTGGGGACACATTTGTGAACGAGATAGCAGTCTATGTAGTTGCAGTGGTGTTCATCATGGTTCCATTTCTGCTGATTGTTGTCTCCTATGGCAAAATCATCTCCAACATTCTGAAATTGCGATCCGCCAGAGGGAGGGCTAAAGCCTTCTCCACTTGCTCGTCCCACCTCACCGTGGTGGTCTTATTCTACGGCACAGCCTCTACCACCTATTTACAACCCAAGCCGAATCAATCTGAAGAAACTGGGAAGCTGGTCTCTCTTTTCTACACAGTTTTGATCCCAGCGTTGAATCCCATTATATATACGCTGAGGAACAAAGATATCACCGAGGCACTGAGAAAACTACTAAGAAAATTGTCAACCTGA